TTCTCCGACGTCCGGACCGACAACGATCGTGGAATCCAATACGAGCGCGGCTCAGTTTAAGAAAGTGACCCTAAGCAGCACCGGCAACTATATCTTTCAGGTGAAATATGCCGGGGGTTTGGGAACGAGCTTCAGTACGAACATAGCGAACGGGTCCATCGTTCCGGCTTCCACATTCAACGAAATCAATTCCCAAAGTCTTTGCTACGATTTTATGGGGAGCGGTTCCGCCGCAGACGTGCCCGACAGTTGCACCACTGTGAATGCTTCAAACCTTCCGAATAGAACCGGAAGATGCACCTACCCGACTACGGGAGGGATCAATACTCGGAATTATTATAATATCAGCGGTTTCGGATTCATTGGGTCCTACGCGCAAACCACTTGCACTACGCCCGGATACGGATCTCAGAACGAAGGCGAATCGATTTTTCAAGCCAATTAAGAGAGTACGGAAATTTCCGGAAGCGACCAGGATCGTGCATTTCCGGATTGATCCTAAAATTCCGATTTGTTAAAAGAAAAACCAATGAGCCTCAAGGTTTCGAAGAAAATCTTCATTATTGACGATCATCCTCTCATACGCTCCGGCTTACAGTCGGAGATCGAATCTTTGGACGGATACGAAGTTTGCGGAACCGCCTCCTCCATAAAGGATGGAATCCGATTAATGGGATTTTCCAGGGCGGACTTATTGATTTGCGACGTGTCCCTCGAAAATGAAAACGGTATCCAGGAAATAGACTCGGTAAAACGGAAATTCCCGGATCTGAAAGTGGTTTTTCTGACCATGCATCGAGATTGGTCTTATCTTCAGAATGCGATTGCGGCAGGCGCGGACGGATATATATTAAAAAGCGAGCCGATAGAATCCATTCTATCCTCTTTACGCCAAATCCTGAAAGGCGGAAAGGTTTTTCCCGGAGAGATCACGAGTTTTAGATATGACACGGAACAATTACGGGAGGCCGCGGAGATCATTCGGAGATTGACGCAGAGGGAAACCGAAATTCTGAAATTTCTGTCCAAAGGCAAACTCAACCGTGAAATCGCGGAAGAATTGAATTTGAGCGTGCGCACAGTGGAATCCCATCGCACTTCAATTTTTAAAAAATTAGAAATTAGTAATATGGTAGAATTGAGCAAGATTCTCTTTCAGTTGAAATCCCCGGATTTTTTATGACGCCGCCTAAACCCCTGATTCGGGCAATAGAATCGTAAACCTGGAGCCCCTCCCCTTGCCCGAATCGATCAGAATCTCTCCTCCATGAGCCGATACGATTTTTCCAATGATCGAAAGCCCTAACCCTGCTCCGTGAGGTTTGGAGCTACTCAGGATACCCATGGGCTCGTACAATCTCTCTTTTAAATCCGAGTTAAAGCCGGATCCGTTATCCTCGAAGATCAGATACAGAATGTTCGATTCCTTTTCCACGCGAATGCTGAAAAGCCCCTTTTGGGGCGTAGCTTCCGCTGCGTTCTTGGCCAAATTGAAGATCAGCCTTCGGATCCGGAAAGGATCTAATTTGAATTTCCCGCGCGCTTGAATCGTACACGTTAATTTCATTTCCTTTTCCAGGGACAAAAAGAAATGGCGAAGGTCGTCCCGTATCTCGCGGAAATAATCCCCGATTTTAACGTTCTGCAGGTCTAGAATAATCCTGTTTTTCGATACGTCCAGAATGTCCAAAGATAAATTGGAGAGAGCTTCGGTTTCCTTTTCTGCTTGCCGGACCGCAGCCTGTTTCCTTTTTTCCTCGTACTCACCTAGATTTCTCAGGTGTTGCCGCAAGATCATGATATGATGCCCAATATCGTGCACGATTTCCGCGGACAATTCTCCGATGATCGCTAATTTGTCCCGGTCCTGTCTATTGATATTCTGGATGGAAAATGCGAAAGCATCTGCGATTCCCTGAACCCAATCCAAACTGGAATCCTGTAAAGATTCCTTATGCAAGGGAATATCCAAAAGCAGGCGAGCTGAAATCGGATGCCGGACCGGAACGATGAATCTTTTTTCTTTGATAAACGGCTTTTCTAACGCGGACGGATCGCAGCCTAAGTATTTCTCCATTTCCTGATCGGACATCAGATCCTCGGATACTCGCTCGCCATCCGTCGAATATTTTCTCCAGGAGGAGGATTTTGAATCTTCCAGATAGACGTGTATTTTATCCCTGCTTCCTTTCCTGTCCGTTTCGGAAAGTATGCTTAATACGTAATGAGCGGAATGCCTGTAAGAAGAGGATAACATGATTTCTCTCGTATACGAGACTAAGGATTTCATTTTGGAGGAGAGTTCCGTCGACTTTCGGAAAGACACGGAAAAAATCTTGGAGATCAAGAGCGAATAGCAAACGATCAAAAAAATCTGACCGTACGGAATCAGATAATGGATCCGAAAAAGTCCCATACTGTTTAAAATATCGCCTATCGTACAAAGCGTGATCACCGCATATCCTAGCATGAGGATGGCGGCACCTTCCAAGTTTCGTCGAATCCCCTGGCTTAACAGGATTGCCCAAGTCGGCATGGTGACGAAGAGTGCATACATTGAAGCGGGAAAAAGAGTCAGAGTATAATATCGATTCGGAAAAAAAAGAACTAACGCGCATATTATATAATACGGGGAAGTCAACCATAGACCGAATCTTCTCCAGAACTCGGTGGGACAATATCGATTCAAGAAAGCGTACAGCGTAGGAGCGGAAGCGTAGACGGAAAAATATTCCAGCTTATTGGAATATTCCCAAAGGGAATCTCCTAGGATTCGGTATCCCAATCTCTCTCCGGTAGTCAGGATCCTGCAGAGAATCAGAAAACAATGCAGGGAAAAAAGCAAGGGAGCCGGTTCTTTCCTTCTAAAAAAATAAAGGAAAAGGTTATAGACCGACATGATCGCTGCGATCATAGCCAGACAAATATCCACGGTAAGACTCCTTTCCCGTTCGCTTAACACATCGGACCAGTGCCCTACACGGACCGAACTCCAGAATCCTCCCCAACGATTTTGAAAATTGGAAATGTGCAGAACCAAGTCCAGGTTCTTGCCGGAAAGGACCGCGATCTGTGGTTTGTAACCGGCGGTCGAGGTTTCCGGATCCTTGCCTACTTTTCCGGCGCTCGCAATAAGAAGGCCGTTCGCATAGAATTCATAAGATGTACCAAGATCCGGGATGGAAATCGCATATGGCTGGGAGTCAGGAGGTAGAAAGAGTTTCAATCGATAGGATGCGAAACCGATTCCGTCCAACCTTTTCCCTTGGAAGGATAAGTGATTCCAAACTTCCGGGACGCGAGCCTTTTCTCCTCCTTTCCAGAAGGGATTCGATCCGTCCCCGACAACGGGGATTAGGCGGTTCCAATAAAAATTCCATTGTCCGTCCAGAGGGATCGTTTTCGAGCCGAGAAAGATCTCACGCTTAGATAAATCTAAGGTGCCGGACCCGTTCGGTTGATAAGAGACATCGGTTTCTTCCTGCTTACAGACGGTTAGAAGCAAAGCCAATGCAAACAGAGTAAGATACGTTTTCTTCGATCCGGTTTGCATAGAGGTAAATTCGAATTTCCCAAGACGTAGGTAAAGGAAAAACTTATTTCTCAAAAGGAGAATGAACTATGTTTTTGGCGGACTCGAAGATTTGTTTTTTCTGTAAATTCCGGGTGACACCCCCATCGCTCGGACAAACTGGGAATTGAAGGCGGATTTGGAATTGAATCCGACTTCGAAGCCCACCTCCAATACCGATTTGTCCGCTTGGGAGAGAAGAAGTTTACAGGCTTCCTGTACCCGATATCGATTGATGAGTTCGTAAAAGGTCATTCTCTGTATCTCGTTCAAATACCTTGAGGTCTGGTGAAGGCTCAAGCCCAGTCCTGCAGCCAAATCCCCCAGCCGAAGTTCGCTGTCCCGATAAACGAATTCCTCTTCCATGATACGGCGCAGCTTCTCGTCCGCTTGTTTGATCTCCTGAGGAAGCAATGCGGTATTCTGGTATTTTGAATTGCGGATCACCGTCCTCATTTCGTCGAAAAAGTCCGGATTCCTTTCCCTCAATACGAACATCAGCACCAAAATCATGCTCACGCAGCCGGCGCCTAATTCGAATAAAAACATGTTCTTCAGAAAAAAGGCCGCACCGATAAAGGAATTGGCGACCACAGGTAAAAGCAATACCACCCATACCAGTTTCAACTCGTAGATCTCATATTTTCGACTCACTTTATGATAAATCCATAGGCAAGCGACTGAGTATGAAGAAACTTGAATGGAGGCTAGGATTGCGGCCAAGTGAATCCAATCCAAGGAGAACTCCTTCTGGCTACTGGACATCAATTCGCGAAGTCTTTCGGAATCCTGGGTAAAAAATAGAATTTCGGAAAATGCGAATAGTACCGCCGGAATCAGATGGGGCCATTGCCTCCGAACCGAAAAGGAAAGGTCCGCCTCCTCCCATTCCTCTACCAAACGGGAATTCACATAACTCCAGAGAACGGGACCTACGGAAGATACTCCGGTGTATAAGAAAAGAAAAAGATAAGGGGAAA
The sequence above is a segment of the Leptospira fletcheri genome. Coding sequences within it:
- a CDS encoding response regulator; protein product: MSLKVSKKIFIIDDHPLIRSGLQSEIESLDGYEVCGTASSIKDGIRLMGFSRADLLICDVSLENENGIQEIDSVKRKFPDLKVVFLTMHRDWSYLQNAIAAGADGYILKSEPIESILSSLRQILKGGKVFPGEITSFRYDTEQLREAAEIIRRLTQRETEILKFLSKGKLNREIAEELNLSVRTVESHRTSIFKKLEISNMVELSKILFQLKSPDFL
- a CDS encoding sensor histidine kinase gives rise to the protein MQTGSKKTYLTLFALALLLTVCKQEETDVSYQPNGSGTLDLSKREIFLGSKTIPLDGQWNFYWNRLIPVVGDGSNPFWKGGEKARVPEVWNHLSFQGKRLDGIGFASYRLKLFLPPDSQPYAISIPDLGTSYEFYANGLLIASAGKVGKDPETSTAGYKPQIAVLSGKNLDLVLHISNFQNRWGGFWSSVRVGHWSDVLSERERSLTVDICLAMIAAIMSVYNLFLYFFRRKEPAPLLFSLHCFLILCRILTTGERLGYRILGDSLWEYSNKLEYFSVYASAPTLYAFLNRYCPTEFWRRFGLWLTSPYYIICALVLFFPNRYYTLTLFPASMYALFVTMPTWAILLSQGIRRNLEGAAILMLGYAVITLCTIGDILNSMGLFRIHYLIPYGQIFLIVCYSLLISKIFSVSFRKSTELSSKMKSLVSYTREIMLSSSYRHSAHYVLSILSETDRKGSRDKIHVYLEDSKSSSWRKYSTDGERVSEDLMSDQEMEKYLGCDPSALEKPFIKEKRFIVPVRHPISARLLLDIPLHKESLQDSSLDWVQGIADAFAFSIQNINRQDRDKLAIIGELSAEIVHDIGHHIMILRQHLRNLGEYEEKRKQAAVRQAEKETEALSNLSLDILDVSKNRIILDLQNVKIGDYFREIRDDLRHFFLSLEKEMKLTCTIQARGKFKLDPFRIRRLIFNLAKNAAEATPQKGLFSIRVEKESNILYLIFEDNGSGFNSDLKERLYEPMGILSSSKPHGAGLGLSIIGKIVSAHGGEILIDSGKGRGSRFTILLPESGV
- a CDS encoding helix-turn-helix domain-containing protein, yielding MTFLTGATLLRYAWYFDRLYFISPYLFLFLYTGVSSVGPVLWSYVNSRLVEEWEEADLSFSVRRQWPHLIPAVLFAFSEILFFTQDSERLRELMSSSQKEFSLDWIHLAAILASIQVSSYSVACLWIYHKVSRKYEIYELKLVWVVLLLPVVANSFIGAAFFLKNMFLFELGAGCVSMILVLMFVLRERNPDFFDEMRTVIRNSKYQNTALLPQEIKQADEKLRRIMEEEFVYRDSELRLGDLAAGLGLSLHQTSRYLNEIQRMTFYELINRYRVQEACKLLLSQADKSVLEVGFEVGFNSKSAFNSQFVRAMGVSPGIYRKNKSSSPPKT